A section of the Clostridium omnivorum genome encodes:
- a CDS encoding YesL family protein, whose protein sequence is MKNNSGIDVFMNICNYVMWFFIGNLYFLICNLPLCIFFIFIGIKNVEAALPLFLLVSLPFGPAVTALLYAMGKLVKEKDLSITKCFFTSYKTNFKQSLLLWTLQLLLLTILHLNIQFFKFSAFGYLLMPFFYISIALISVLGLYAYPLIAKFHISLLELIKASLTISIYKFPITIGNIIILVFAMILIDAKPSYAVLFISSITCYLLMFLQKDLHKELELKSASNS, encoded by the coding sequence ATGAAAAATAATTCTGGAATAGATGTTTTTATGAATATATGTAATTATGTAATGTGGTTCTTTATTGGAAATCTTTATTTTCTAATATGTAACTTACCACTATGCATTTTTTTCATATTTATAGGCATAAAAAATGTAGAAGCTGCCTTGCCATTATTCTTATTAGTGTCTCTGCCCTTTGGCCCAGCAGTTACTGCACTGTTATATGCAATGGGAAAACTAGTAAAGGAAAAGGATCTATCTATTACTAAATGCTTTTTTACTAGCTATAAAACTAACTTCAAGCAATCTTTATTGTTATGGACTTTACAGCTATTACTGCTTACAATTCTTCATTTAAATATACAATTTTTCAAATTCAGTGCCTTTGGATATCTGTTGATGCCATTTTTCTATATATCTATTGCTCTTATCTCAGTGTTAGGTTTATATGCCTATCCTCTAATAGCCAAATTTCATATTAGTCTTTTAGAACTAATAAAAGCTTCATTAACTATAAGTATTTATAAATTTCCTATAACTATAGGTAATATTATAATTCTCGTTTTTGCAATGATTTTAATAGATGCTAAACCTTCTTATGCAGTTCTTTTTATATCAAGTATAACCTGTTACCTTTTGATGTTTTTACAAAAAGATTTGCATAAGGAATTAGAACTCAAAAGTGCAAGCAATAGTTAA